A region of the Methyloprofundus sedimenti genome:
CCAAAACAGAAAAAATGAAGTTTGGTCATCATGGTGCTAACCATCCGGTGCAAGAAAAAGCGTCCGGACGAGTAATGATTAGTAGTCAGAATCATGGCTTTGCGGTTGATGAAAAATCATTACCCGATAATTTAACGGCAACCTATCATTCTTTATTTGATGGCAGCTTGCAAGGTATAGCACGTACCGATATTCCTGCAATGAGTTTTCAGGGACACCCTGAAGCAAGTCCAGGGCCGCATGATGTAGAGTCATTATTTGATGACTTTATCGAAATGATGAATCAAGCTAATTAATCAAAGCAGAGTAATTATACTAATATGCCAAAAAGAACCGACATAAAATCCATCTTATTATTAGGCGCGGGCCCTATTGTGATTGGTCAAGCCTGTGAGTTTGATTATTCAGGTACGCAAGCCTGTAAAGCGCTACGTGAAGAAGGTTACCGTATTATTTTGGTCAATTCTAATCCGGCAACGATTATGACTGACCCGGATATGGCGGATGCGATTTATATCGAGCCGATTGATTGGCAAACCGTCGAAAAAATTATCGAAAAAGAACGTCCTGATGCGGTTTTGCCAACTATGGGGGGGCAGACAGCGTTAAATTGTGCCTTGGATTTAGATAAGCACGGTGTATTGGAAAAATATGGCGTGGAAATGATCGGTGCAACAAAAAAAGCCATTAATATGGCGGAAGATAGAGAGCTATTTAACCAGGCGATGGGAAGGCTTGGTTTTGAAGTGGCAAAATCTAAAACTGCACATAACATGGAAGATGCTTTTGCTGCGCAAGCAGAAGTTGGTTACCCCACTGTAATTCGACCGTCGTTTACTATGGGTGGGAGTGGTGGAGGAATCGCTTATAATAAAGAAGAATTTGTTGAAATTTGTGAACGCGGTTTGTATTTATCGCCCACCAACGAATTATTGATTGAAGAATCTGTTCTCGGCTGGAAAGAATTCGAAATGGAAGTAGTGCGTGATCGTAACGATAACTGCATCATTATCTGTTCAATTGAAAATTTTGACCCGATGGGTGTACATACGGGTGATTCGATTACCGTTGCCCCCGCACAGACTTTAACAGATAAAGAATATCAGATTCTGCGTAATGTTTCCGTGGCAGTGCTACGTGAAATTGGCGTTGATACTGGTGGATCTAATGTTCAGGTTGCGATAAATCCAGCTGATGGACGTATGGTTGTCATTGAAATGAATCCTCGAGTTTCACGTTCTTCAGCCTTGGCCTCTAAAGCAACCGGTTTTCCAATTGCCAAAGTAGCGGCAAAGTTAGCTGTCGGTTATACACTGGATGAATTGAAGAATGAGATTACAGGCGGTGTGACTCCTGCCTCTTTTGAACCCACAATTGATTATGTGGTTACAAAAGTACCACGTTTTACGTTTGAAAAATTCCCGCAAGCGGATGATCGTTTAACTACACAGATGAAATCTGTAGGTGAAGTGATGGCGATTGGCCGTACTTTTCAAGAGTCTTTACAAAAAGCCTTGCGTGGACTGGAAATAGGTGTCGATGGTTTAGATGAAATTGTAGATTTTAGTGAATCTGATGCAAGCGATAGAATGCAGCGTGAAATGCGACATCCAGGACCTGAACGACTATGGTATGTTGCAGATGCGTTTCGTAGTGGCATGTCACTTGACACGATACATGAGGCTAGCAAAATTGATCTGTGGTTTTTAGCGCAAGTGGAAGACCTGATACTGACGGAGAAATCTTTAGCAACAAAAACCCTGGCAACGATAAAGAGTGAAGAGTTATTCCGCTTAAAGCAAAAGGGGTTTTCTGATGCGCGTTTAGCAAAATTGCTGGATACTAACGAGTCGGATATACGCAATACACGCCATAAGCTGAATATACGCCCAGTATATAAGCGTATTGATTCCTGTGCCGCAGAGTTTTCCTCAGATACCGCATATCTGTATTCCACTTATGAGCATGAGTGTGAAGCACGTGTCTCGGATAAAGAAAAAATTATTATTTTAGGGGGTGGGCCTAATCGCATTGGACAAGGTATCGAGTTTGACTATTGTTGTGTACATGCAGCTTTAGCATTGCGTGAAGCAGGTTATGAAACCATCATGGTGAATTGTAATCCGGAAACAGTTTCTACTGACTTTGATACTTCAGATCGCTTGTATTTTGAATCACTCACATTTGAAGATGTGATGGAAATTATTCAGCTAGAAAATCCTAAAGGTGTTATCGTGCAGTACGGTGGTCAAACGCCACTAAAGTTAGCACGTGCCTTAGAAGCAGCTGGTGCGCCCATTATTGGCACTTCACCTGATGCGATTGACCTGGCAGAAGATAGAGAACGTTTTCAGAAATTACTGACAAAATTAGACTTGAAACAACCACCTAATGGCACGGCTTCTTCATCAGAACAGGCCATGAATGTTGCTAAAGAATTAGGTTTTCCTTTAGTGGTGCGTCCTTCTTATGTGTTAGGTGGACGTGGTATGGAAATCGTATATAACGAAGAAGCTCTACAGCGTTATATGAAGGATGCGATTAGCGTGTCTAATGATTCACCCGTGCTTTTGGATCGTTTTCTGGATGATGCAATTGAAATGGACGTGGATGCTATTTATGATGGCGAAACCTTATTAATTGGTGGCTTAATGCAGCATGTTGAGCAAGCCGGGGTGCATTCTGGCGATTCAGCTTGTTCGATTCCACCTTATGATTTAGCGCCACATTTGCAAGATGAATTGCGTATTCAAGTTGCAAAAATGGCGGAAGCGCTAGGTGTAATTGGCTTAATGAATACCCAGTTTGCGATTCAAGGTGAAACCATTTATGTTTTAGAGGTTAACCCGCGAGCCTCACGAACTGCACCTTTTGTCTCTAAAGCAACAGGTTATCCTTTAGCGAAGATTGCTGCGCTGTGTATGG
Encoded here:
- the carB gene encoding carbamoyl-phosphate synthase large subunit encodes the protein MPKRTDIKSILLLGAGPIVIGQACEFDYSGTQACKALREEGYRIILVNSNPATIMTDPDMADAIYIEPIDWQTVEKIIEKERPDAVLPTMGGQTALNCALDLDKHGVLEKYGVEMIGATKKAINMAEDRELFNQAMGRLGFEVAKSKTAHNMEDAFAAQAEVGYPTVIRPSFTMGGSGGGIAYNKEEFVEICERGLYLSPTNELLIEESVLGWKEFEMEVVRDRNDNCIIICSIENFDPMGVHTGDSITVAPAQTLTDKEYQILRNVSVAVLREIGVDTGGSNVQVAINPADGRMVVIEMNPRVSRSSALASKATGFPIAKVAAKLAVGYTLDELKNEITGGVTPASFEPTIDYVVTKVPRFTFEKFPQADDRLTTQMKSVGEVMAIGRTFQESLQKALRGLEIGVDGLDEIVDFSESDASDRMQREMRHPGPERLWYVADAFRSGMSLDTIHEASKIDLWFLAQVEDLILTEKSLATKTLATIKSEELFRLKQKGFSDARLAKLLDTNESDIRNTRHKLNIRPVYKRIDSCAAEFSSDTAYLYSTYEHECEARVSDKEKIIILGGGPNRIGQGIEFDYCCVHAALALREAGYETIMVNCNPETVSTDFDTSDRLYFESLTFEDVMEIIQLENPKGVIVQYGGQTPLKLARALEAAGAPIIGTSPDAIDLAEDRERFQKLLTKLDLKQPPNGTASSSEQAMNVAKELGFPLVVRPSYVLGGRGMEIVYNEEALQRYMKDAISVSNDSPVLLDRFLDDAIEMDVDAIYDGETLLIGGLMQHVEQAGVHSGDSACSIPPYDLAPHLQDELRIQVAKMAEALGVIGLMNTQFAIQGETIYVLEVNPRASRTAPFVSKATGYPLAKIAALCMAGKSLIEQGITEERIPEYFSVKEAVFPFVKFPGVDPLLGPEMKSTGEVMGVGKTFGEAFAKSQRAAGVDLSHSGKVLISIREADKPKIVEIAQMLIAKNYAIVATRGTAKVLQKAGIDCEVVCKVNEGRPNTVDMIKNDQIQLIVNTTEGVKAVADSFTMRREALQHHVTYYTTMAGAKAACYALGELDAGDVNCLQDLHKKIH